AAAATGCTGAAAAAGATTGGGCGTAGTCATTTGGAGAAGGATATTTATGAAAATATCGACCGCCTGAAACTGGCTGGTTTTGACAATATCTCCATCGATCTAATCTATGCTCTTCCAGGTCAAACTATGGTTCAGGTCAAGGACAATGTAGCTAAGGCTATCTCGCTTGATATTCCTCATATGAGTCTTTATAGCTTGATTTTGGAGAATCATACGGTCTTTATGAACCGCATGCGACGTGGGAAATTGCCCCTGCCTAAGGAAGAGTTAGAAGCTGAGATGTTTGAGTACATCATCGCAGAGCTGGAGCGAGCTGGTTTTGAGCATTATGAGATTTCCAATTTCTCAAAGCCTGGTTTTGAAAGTCGCCACAATCTCATGTACTGGGACAATGCTGAATATTATGGTATCGGTGCGGGTGCGTCAGGTTATGTGGATGGAGTTCGTTATAAAAACCACGGTCCTATCCGCCACTATCTCAATGCGGTAGAGGCAGGAAATGCTCGCATTACAGAAGAACACCTGAATCAAAGGGAGCAGATGGAAGAAGAAATGTTCCTGGGACTCCGCAAGAAATCCGGGGTTTCCATGACACGATTTGAGGAAAAATTCGGACGGTCCTTTGATGGACTTTATGGCGAAATCATCAGAGACTTGGTTCAACAAGGTCTTATGCAGATCGACGGTGATCGTGTCCGAATGACAAAGAGGGGTCTCTTCTTGGGAGACACTGTAGCAGAACGATTTATTTTGGAGTAGAACAATGGGCTTAACTTATCAAATGAAAATGAAAATTCCTTTTGATATGGCGGACATGAACGGTCATATCAAACTTCCAGATGTGATTTTGCTGTCCTTGCAAGTATCAGGTATGCAGTCAATTGAGCTGGGAGTTAGCGACAGAGATATGTTAGAACGTTACAATCTGGTCTGGATTATTACAGACTATGCGATTGACGTGGTGCGCTTGCCTTGCTTTGCTGAAGAGATTACGATTGAAACAGAAGCATTGACTTACAATCGTCTTTTTTGCTACCGCCGTTTCACTATCTATGATGAAGCAGGTCAAGAAATCATTCGCATGGTAGCAACCTTTGTTCTTATGGACAGAGATAGTCGTAAAGTTCATGCTGTTGAACCGGAGATTGTTGCTCCTTATCAGTCTGAGTTTGATAAAAAACTCATCCGTGGGCCAAAGTATGCAAATCTAGAAGATCCGATCAGCAAAGACTACCATGTTCGTTTTTACGACTTGGATATGAATGGTCATGTCAATAATAGCAAATACCTGGATTGGATTTTTGAGGTCATGGGAGCAGACTTTTTGACCAAGTATATTCCAAAGAAAATCAATCTCAAATATGTAAAAGAAGTGCGACCAGGTGGCATGATTGCTTCAACTTATGAACTCAAGGGACTAGAAAGCAAGCATGAGATTATCAGTGATAGCGAGATTAATGCCCAAGCTATGATTACTTGGCAAGAAATTGAAGCGAATTAGAAAGGACGATATGACTTATAAAGGTTATTTAATTGATTTAGACGGGACTATCTACAAGGGGAAAGACCGGA
This genomic interval from Streptococcus oralis subsp. tigurinus contains the following:
- the hemW gene encoding radical SAM family heme chaperone HemW, coding for MQKKPTSAYVHIPFCTQICYYCDFSKVFIKNQPVDSYLEHLLEEFRFYDIQKLRTLYIGGGTPTALSASQLEVLLDGLTKNLDLSVLEELTIEANPGDLDADKIAVLKQSPVNRVSLGVQTFDDKMLKKIGRSHLEKDIYENIDRLKLAGFDNISIDLIYALPGQTMVQVKDNVAKAISLDIPHMSLYSLILENHTVFMNRMRRGKLPLPKEELEAEMFEYIIAELERAGFEHYEISNFSKPGFESRHNLMYWDNAEYYGIGAGASGYVDGVRYKNHGPIRHYLNAVEAGNARITEEHLNQREQMEEEMFLGLRKKSGVSMTRFEEKFGRSFDGLYGEIIRDLVQQGLMQIDGDRVRMTKRGLFLGDTVAERFILE
- a CDS encoding acyl-[acyl-carrier-protein] thioesterase; the protein is MGLTYQMKMKIPFDMADMNGHIKLPDVILLSLQVSGMQSIELGVSDRDMLERYNLVWIITDYAIDVVRLPCFAEEITIETEALTYNRLFCYRRFTIYDEAGQEIIRMVATFVLMDRDSRKVHAVEPEIVAPYQSEFDKKLIRGPKYANLEDPISKDYHVRFYDLDMNGHVNNSKYLDWIFEVMGADFLTKYIPKKINLKYVKEVRPGGMIASTYELKGLESKHEIISDSEINAQAMITWQEIEAN